One Actinomycetota bacterium genomic window, CGTCGCGACCGGACGCCGGGCCCGCACGCAGAACATCGGGGTTCTCCGCCTTCGGAACCGCCAGCTGGCTCGCTGGTCTCGTCATCGGGCTGGTCCACGGGGCGATGGTCCGCCTCGTCGGGATGCCGATCATGGGATCGGTCCACCCGCGCATGAGGGCCAGCACCGAGCCCGGCGGGCGGAAGGTCGTCGAGTCCGCCGGCGACGTCGCGGTTGTCGCCCCGGGCGTGTTGGGGAAGAACTGGGGTGGGATGACTCCGGCCGGGATGCCGCAGGCACGGTCCTGGTCCCTGCCTCGTCAACACGGGAACCGGTAAGGCGCCGGCGCGCTTCCGCATGGGTAGTTGCGCTCGCTCAGCCGACGGGCGCGGCGCCCCAGTCGACGTGGCTGTGGGTCAGCAAAGGCCACCATCGACATCACACGTCAGATCGGCGGTCGCACGCTGGTCGCGGGTGGCGAGCCATCGAGCCAGGACCGGCTCGAGATCTTCGCGTGGTGCGTAGCCGCGGGTCACCACCTCGACCTGCTCACCAGCGCGCAGCAACAGCGTCGGGAACCCGGCCACCCCCAAGGAGCGTGCCTCCTCAAAGTCGGCCCACGTCCCACGCCGCGTCGCGTCGCTGCCCAGGATGCTGGCGAAACGCGCCTCGTCCATACCGAACTCGCCCGCGAGCGCAGGGAAGACCGACAGGTCGGTGATGTCGACGCCCTCGACGTAGAACGCGCGCTGGAGTCGCGCCATCCACCGCAAGGTCTTGTCGGGCCGCAGCCCGCGCATCGCGACGACGGCCATACAGGACGGCTCGGTGTCATACACCCAGTCGCCACGCTCCAGCGACGCGGTCGTGAACGGCTGGCCG contains:
- a CDS encoding DsbA family protein; amino-acid sequence: MQREAAEPGSRATTVDDAELIYVGDPMCSWCWAFAPVLDEVQARYRVRVRTVVGGLRTGGAAQPMDPAARVSLGRYWRQVAERTGQPFTTASLERGDWVYDTEPSCMAVVAMRGLRPDKTLRWMARLQRAFYVEGVDITDLSVFPALAGEFGMDEARFASILGSDATRRGTWADFEEARSLGVAGFPTLLLRAGEQVEVVTRGYAPREDLEPVLARWLATRDQRATADLTCDVDGGLC